The genomic interval AATGGCGGATTCACGTGTCTAGGAggcagatattttttctctttctttatacCCAAATGACGTGAAGATTCGGAGAAAGCGTACGTTCGAGTGTACCTGGGCTGtgcacgtacgcgtacgtacaattaGGTCGGAGGAAAAGTTTAGATAATAATATACGGACGTAATGTGAATATACCCGCACGCTGCCGAAATTTGAGCGATCGCTGATTCCCGATAATCTCGATCCCTCCGACCCAGCTGTTGTctgatctttgttttttcatctgcTTGCAGTTTTGACCTCTAATGAACGCCAGCGAAGGTTCCTCAATCGCCGAGATGTCAAACATCTACAATAACTCCGTAGTTCGGTTTTACCAGCACTTGTTCTTCGATATCGCCGGTGAGTTTCGCTCGATGCGATATCGCGGAGACGAGGAATACGATCGGCattgataatttcattcgttcattaatTTCTACTCGCCGTTCGCAGATCCAAGGACGAAGGATTGGTTCCTGATGTCTTCGCCGGTCCCCGGAGCGAGTATAATGTTCGGTTACCTCTACTTCGTGCTTTCCTGGGGCCCGAGACACATGGAACATCGGAAACcttatcaattgaaaaatgtactCATCGTCTACAACCTGCTCCAAGTCATTCTCAGCTCATGGTTGTTCTACGAAGGGCTCGACGCTGCCTGGCTGACGAAATATAGCTGGAAGTGCGAACCGGTCGATTACTCCGATACACCGCATGCTCGGCGGGTGAGCGCAACaatttctattcaatttattcGCAAGGAAAACCACAGGCGCACACGCGCCGCGAGGAACCATAAAAAATCCAAACGAACAAAAACTCCCCGGGGAGCGATAGGAAAGCACCTTGTAAATCGTGCAATTATGCTCTCCGGTAAAAACCGATAAACACTCGTAcgcaattattatcaattaccGTTCCCTCGTCCGGTATACTTGAACGTAATTACGTCTCAGCTTAAGATCTCGATCGGTATGATGATTCAATTAATGGTGCGAAGTAGAAAATATAGGAAAATACAAAGAACGCGCGTAAAAGAGTTCCGGAGCTTTCATGTTCCATtgcgttttctttttaatacGTCGATTTTCGATGTCCCACTTACCGATATCGTTTCGCTGTTTATGGCTCGACTCTGAATACGAACGTTGGAAGATCTACGTAGAGCATTTACCgttaatttatacgtacgatgcAAATGTTATTTTGATCTCCTTAGGTCGCCAGGGGCGTCTACTTCTATTTCCTAGCGAAATTATCGGAGCTGTTGGACACGGTCTTCTTCGTTCTTCGTAAAAAGGAACGACAGATCAGTTTCTTGCACATGTATCACCACACCGTGATGCCGTTGGCCGCTTGGGGAGCGACGAAATATCTTCCCGGGGGACACGGAACCTTCGTCGGTAAGAGAAGCTTGTTTTTCAATCGGTTGTTATGATTTTCTAACGATTTGTACGACCCTCACAGGTGTGATAAACAGCTTCGTGCATATAATAATGTACAGCTACTACCTCCTCGCTGCGATGCTGCCGCAATACCAGGCTTATCTCTGGTGGAAGAAATACATCACTACTTTGCAGAtggtgattaaaaatttagaCATGATTCTCTGTGTTTGCGATCACAATTTGTACCCAAGTTCTCACGTATTGTCGATTTGTTCCAGGGTCAGTTTTGCATCGCTTTCGTCCACAGTTTCCAGCTTCTCCTTTACGATTGCGGTTACCCGAAATGGTCGATGTTCATAATACTTCCAAACGTTGCGTTCTTCTATTTCATGTTTTCTGACTTTTACAACAAAGCGTACGAGAAGTCAGGTAGCCCTACGGAGGAGAAGGCTAAGAGCCCGCACGAAATCGAGGGGAAGAGAACCAATGCCAATGGAAAAATCTCACATAATGACAAATTCAAAAAAGCCTGATTCGATCTCGGCTCATCGATCGGCTCGcgattattgaatttttcatactctcgagtgaatgaagaaacgaacgagaaaaaagagaaaaaacgatagTCGAGCACATATAAAGCAAAAGTAGGAAACCAAATTTCCAAATGCGCGTTGACGTTCACGCCAAACGATTTCAGTCAGTAAAATCACGTTGCTCTTCGATCTGAGGACTTGTGTAGCTTAGTCGTCCTTAAATTTCCACATTGCCACGCTTTTTTTACCTTCTGTTACACATATTCAATTTTACCAGTTATTCTGGAGTTGTGACTAAAACCGTTCTGGCACCAGATGTCGATGTAATATTTCTATACCTGGACACATTTGTCTGATCGCCTTAAAAATGTTATTGTCTGtacgatttgatttttatgtCTGAAATCTGAAATCTGTAAAATTCAAACTGCGGTTACGACTGATGAAGGAACAAATGAGATACAGATACGTCGGGAATGAATTCAAATTCCGAACGCTAtagcgaagaaaaaggagcTATTGCGTGATATAAGAAAATATACGAGGGCCGTATAAATAGATCTACGAGATATTACCATGTTGTTATCGCTACATTATAAGtgtaattaattgaatcaGATGTACGGAATGCGTCAATTTTTTATGATGAGAAAAGGCCAACAAAAAAGACATAAAAGAACATAAATGACCAATAGCAGGGTGTTTCAATTTTACGCAATCTGAGACGTTGCCATTGATGTGTGTATAACATCTAGTAGGATTCTGTAACAAAATATATCGTGCGTTAAAATTTGCTGaatcattaaaaaattattgatgatTGCGATGAATTGATATGATTCTGAGCGCGCACCATTTTGGGCGCAAATTGTGCGCACGTTATCTCATTCAGTGTCCTACGTTGGCCCTGAAGTTTTGCTCACGACTACGGATAGTTAACTATAGCTGCCTACCCTTTACATGCGTGCATGATTGACATGtagatttatacatataattaattatactacTCCGAAAtcggaaattgaagaaaataaatgaatttatatttataagcacattttttcgataatcGACGGccgttataataattaaatctgTATTGTTCGCAAATTTCTGTTtcgtctttccttttttttttttcaaaatttcttctttttgtttttgtttttttatttgtttcaattattgaaTAGTAATTTTTAACTAGGTTAGGAGGCACTACGCAAGTGCATTTTACAGCTTTAAATATCATTTGAAGAATTTAGTGTGcatattatagatatataatatgtatgaatattgtaaaatataatatattgagAATCTACTCATGAACATTTGTTGTAtcatttgattgattttaaGATAATTATAATCGTTCGCTTatgacgaataaaattccATACAAATAGCggataagaattgaaaaatgattgtaAATTATGTAATACGCTGAAACCGTTAAACGTTGCGACAAGTTATCTAGCCGCGATTGCGATAATGAGATACGATATTATGCTTTTTACGATTTTGAAGAGCTAGAAGAAGATTATTCCAGGGGATGtaagaaatgatgaaaattaagaCGACGGAATTAAAATGATCGGACGATTATTGAGGTTGATTTGTGTTTGCGTGTGAATCGATCAGAACTTCAGCGTTTGTGTATTATTCAAATCTTGTATGATGCAACGAAACCATATTTAGGTATTGCGTACAAGATTATATGTCGTGTACAGGTAATTCCACGTCCACAAGATTCGGCACAAACTCTTCTCACTGTATTGTATTCTCTTCAATATTCATGGGTTATAAAAGCATCTTGAAAGCAGCCACGTGTGAAAAATAATGCCGTTTTTTCTGTATCGCGTAACAAGTCGTAACATCGAATGGATTTCCGTGTGCCCTCCAGACGCCCTCCCACATCGCGTagattgtaatattttttgcgTATGATTTTAGGAATGTTAGGACAAAGTTCTCGGCTGATTCCAAgaggtgtgattttttttcaattcgagtACTCGATCCCCGGGTTGAATCGACACTTTATAAAATATCTCATACTCACTTGTCGAAGTATATCGTGTATTTAATATGCGTATACccgtgcgtacgtatatgtcTGTACgttgcagaaaaataaaaatatgttaaCGAAGTTGTCAAGCGGCGACCTTTACCCCGCAATATGAGCATAATTGCTGCGGAATCGATAATCATCGCAAAGACTAACTCCCTTCAATCGCTgacttttatttcatatcggATGCATAATGAACGCGACTCGACGGATATACTTGTGTCGTATAAGCGAATGCATATTGACGTCATGCGCTGCACGAATATTCCGacatttaaaaaatgatttatcgaAGCTCTTCACGTCGTCTGAGAGGTGAGTGGATTCGGACGATTAGAACATCAGAGTTCGGGGgaggaatgaagaaaattttaccaaGTCCGGTCTTCTTTGAACTAAATAACGTTGTAAAGTTTTataatcaaaatacataacaaCTTCGTACACCATGCGATCCATCGAACTGCAcgtgtgatttttattttgtacatcGTATGCGAGCTATCAAACATATTTGCATTATCAATTTACATTTTCGCACAGCACGGTTGACATGCATCGTAAGCTCGCGATCGTTATCCTTTTTTGTTGAGTTAAGTACCGGTCGTtttcttcgtgtttttttttttttttttccatcgcagcACAGTAGCCGAAGAAACAACAGCGTCTGCGCGTTCGCTAACTaccattattctttttctctccaatttttttcatcaacaacCATTGAACGATAGCCTAAGCAGTTTTTTTTGTGTACGCTTTCCTGTAGAAATCGCTGAACAGATAAATGAAGATGGTCACGTTGGTAGCGAAGAAGTAAGTCAGAGCTTTCGGCAGTTTGCAATCAATGGCGAGGAGAAGTGTCAGGTAACAGAGCATGATTCCGAACTGGGcctggaaatgaaaaacgcaaaccaaatgtgaaaaaaaaaaaacccgaacaaaatcgatatcgaatattttctcgttcgaaAGCCTCACCAGCTGCATCCAGGTCATGTACTTCTTCCACCAAATGTACTTCCTGTAAGAAGGTCCGAGTGCAGCGATAAGATAATAGGAATACATGACCACGTGTACGAGAGAGTTCAGAAATCCGATGACGATTCCCTGTTCACCGGGTAAAAGCTTCAGGTAACACCACGAAAAGAGAGCGGTGATCGTGTGGTGATACACGTGCAGGAACGTCACTTGGTTCTGTTTCTTCCGGAGGACGAAGAAGACCttgggggagggaaaaatatatcaaataaaCAAGATCGCCATTATGGGTATAGCGATTAAAATTATCACAGTCATTATTGTTTGAGCGACGTGTATTATGCATGCTTTAATTTTGTTCCGGGTTTTTTGTCGTCATAGTAAATTGTATATTTGCGTTCACGCATTACGAGTACAAAGTATGTGGACCGAAGGTCTAGGTGAACTCCATAATGCgagtggcgaaaaaaaaaaaaaaacacataaacataatgaaaggaaatatgaaatgaaCCGAAGTTAGGAAACGCTTACGGTATCCAGGAGCTCGATTACTTTTGCAAAAAAGTACCACCAGGCCCCGGTAGAAAGCTGAAAAAAGATCGAAGGATTTATGAGGATCGTAAATAAAATCGCGAATGTCGAGgagtaatgaaaattgttaattattacCCCTAGTTGAAGGGGATTCACGACAGTTTTATCTTCCTCGTCGCATCCGCTCGCCACGATGAGATTCAAGAAATCGACTTGGAGTGCCTGTACAAAGATGTACACACGAATTCGTTAAGCGTGGCTTTtacacttgaaaaaaatttgcgtaaATTATCTCCGCTATTGAACgtggtacatgtatacgttacATGTCTAAAAGCATTTACCCACGACATTATCATTAAATAGTCTCACCAGAGTGCAGAGCCACACGCTGAACAGCACTTGGAAACCGTTGTAAAGTATCATCAGGGTTTTCAGCTGAAACGCCGGACGATTCTCCATCAGTTTTGGACCAAGCTTCAAGACGAATAGCAAATAGACCGCAAGGATTCCCAACAACGGACCCGGCGATCCCATCAGAAGCCACGTGTCCACCATAGGATCTGCAAATTCCCATTTTTACCAGGTCGTCGATGAAACGAGTGTACACGAATCAGTCCAGAGAGATtcggtaccccttggaaaattgaatcgttgcgcgatcgtaaaaaaaaagttacgtcCGCTGGCGAACGTGACGTACGAAATTTCGCCGTAAGCTACGGGGCATTGTATCACCTCAGCATTATCATTTTCCAAATTGTAAGTCGGTCGGGTGCGTGTTCGCCGGTTACGATAATCGGTATGTTTCGTGTTTGCGTATTATGTCAGTTCGGTAAGTGCATTGTATGCAGAATTGGAATAAGTAGAGCAGTTTTTCAAGAGTGTGGTGGCACAATTGAGTTACCGCCAAAGAATGTGCTTACCGCGGGTATAATTATTGACGAACACGGTGTTATCTGTAAACACGATACAGACGGGCGATCCGCAAGGTGAACCGTCGGCGACGCTCTTATATATCATTATTAACGATTAACGCGGAactttcgtgaaaattttaatatcgcACCAAAAATTACATGGACTGGATTTTATTCCACACTTACCCTTGTTAGATTCCAGGAGCTCGTTGTAGTTGCTGACAACCATATGCATCAGATTCGCCATTTCGGGGTATCCTCGCTTCACTTTTTCGGGGACAAATTAACTACCGATCGGTCGGATTTCGGCTTATTCGTACGAAGATTTTCCGGCAGTTGGAAATCGCGGATCGGACGATCGAGTAGATCGAGTTTTGGACGTGAATCGGACGTGGCGGAGTGATTGCGGAAATCGGTCAAACGATCGCCGTCCACTGATTCGGTCGGGGGACGAATCCTGTAACTTTATTCCGATTACCGAACGAACCTCGCTCTACTTGTCACTGATCGAAAACGACGTCTCGTTCGCCAATTTCCCTCAAAGGCTCCTCCGACTCCTCGTTGAGGTCTGCCAAAACTTTGACGAATGGACAAAGTGTTGTCGCGAGTCTATTCTTTGATGTCTTTTAACGCCCCACCATTACAGCCTTTGCTCGACTCGGCCACCTCCCTACTTTATTTATGGTTACCTCCCCGATGCAAAACCGCAACGAGATTTCAAATGGAGATATACGACGGCGATGGGTACGTATATCGCGGTATGCCCGCTAACCTGGCCCTCCCGACTGCTCTACGCGCCCGTTAGAAGTGTCTGACCCAAAACCCAACGGCTCGTCTTATATGCCATTGCCAATGCGAACGAATGCGAAcgttgagtgaaaaaaattgttcactcAAGTGCGCGTACATCAACGTTTCTTCGGgtattataatgtaatatcGCGTAGAGTTAATGAGCCGCGGTGGAGGAATCGCAGGCGGGGACTTGCGGTCGGTCAAGGATGCGAAACGATCTTCGAACCTGCGCTACCTTCGGCTATCCCGGGTCGGGAGTGAGCCGCCTACCGCGAAATTCGTTCGAGGATGAATAAAACTTCCCCGAAAACATTCGCCGGATTGATACGCTTCTCGTAGCGCGACGTACTCGCCCGCGACCTCCTATCTCTCTTATATAATTCATGATGTTTTTATGCGTGGTTGACCACAgtttttgggaatttttccgatcgtaTCGATGATATTGCCCGAATTCCGAAATGTCGCaaatcttgaaaattttcgaaggtaCGTCAGCTGCTCGTTCTCAGAAAACCGATGAAATATCCCTTGAGATGttttgaaaatgaaggaaaatttgGACACCGACCAACCGCACAACACGATCGTATAGAATATTGCCGGTGATTTGAATTAATTTGAGGCCCGTACGGGTAGtcggttttattattatttgaattttatttacacgcTCGAGTCCGGAGTCGTAGAGTCGAAATTTCGGTATGAAATAAAAGGTGCGAAATCCCAAATTTCGTATAATGAACAAACACCTTTCAATCGAGCTTATGATAATTTTAGGTGCGAGTTACACCTCTCGGATGAAAATATGACGTCGTCGATTTACCTGAGAGGAAGCCGTTCGCGTCCCCGACGAACCGTGCGTTCTTTAAACCGAATGATCGGAGGTCCCATAATTCACGTTTTCCCGTTACTTCCAGATACTTTTGCAAACAAAGACCCCACCGGACCGCTTGCACTCTCTTCGTTATTCAAATATACCGAGAACTTGTAACCAGATGACGAATACGTAATCATTTACGCAGCGGGAAGACGCCGGCGAGCGCGGTCTCGTTCGTCGAACTTGGGTAATTGAAATCGGGATTCGGTGGCGACGAATGGGAAAAGAAATCACCCAGCCATTGTACTTCGGAGTATGTCGGAGGAGCGGAACAGCTGTTACGATTATCTTCGTATTCACGCGTAAGAATATTATCTCGAGccctgaatttttatttaccgaCAAAAATGTTAATGCCGTCGACTTGTTTGCCAGGAATAAAGATCGAAGGATTTACGCAGCGCGAAGGATATATGGAACGGCAGAGTTGCGTAATTTGGCCGCTTCTAATAAGCATACTTTTTGTTTGACTCTCGGTTcacgtttttctcgttttcaaataCGTGCTGACGAACGTACTCAATTACAACTGTCAGTTCATATTTCAGCCACACCGGGTTACCGTTGATAATGATTACCGACTAGGGCTTACTTTTTTCCATACGACCCACGAAATTACTCTCATCATTTCGTTCATACTCACCTCCGACCGAAACGCGAGCCTCCTTCGTCATTCGCTCTGTTTTGTCGTACGTCAAAGAATCGAATCCGATTAGTGCGATGCGATTGTTTCCTGCGATCTTACCGCACCTTTGCCTTTTCTaaaatcttttttattctctcggtCCAAACATACCTATCCTCTATCCACGCGTACTCGGACCCATGGACCAGGTCGGCCTTGCCTACCGCATAACAAACCGATTGCCAAACGGTCTAATTACCGGAATGCAACTCGTTAGACTTTTTTGACACCGGATAACCGGCTACGAGGTCACATTTACACACGCACGTCGACTCTGAAATAATTACAGACATTACAAGCATTGTGCAACGGTAATAATCGACGAgaatctttaatttttctccttatttttagGCAACTGTCAAGGTTACATGTAGTCTACCGGTAAGAATTACAAGTTTGTTCCACATAATCTGTAATCCGATGGCATAACTATTCATTTCCTCACATCGAGAACGGAGTTTTTTTGCGAACAGTCATCACCGAGGTGTCCTACTGCTAATTTGCTATTTGCGGAGTTCCGGATTTCAAAATCAGCGGAGAAAGTGACGCGTTGGATGTCGCTACGTAGGGCCTTGGCCTCTGATGTATAGCGTATGGAAATTTCGATAGCTCGTCACTCAGGTAATTCCAACCCAACTGCGGTGATAATTTCTGCCCAACGTCGATCGGTTAGGAGTCGGTGTCGAAATGATTCGGTTCCGAGTATCCGCCGATTCGCGATGACGTGATCGGGCCAGCATCACCCCCGAGGACAGATTTACGTATTTTCGAGCGATAGCTCGGCGACGTTATTCGCCGCCACGATCGCGGCCGATGACCATTATCAGTGTCCGTGATTATTACCAACCTTTGCcgaaagttttttcatttcctcactTTGCGGTACCTCAATTATATCGTACTCAACCGACTAATGATTGTTTTCGCTTGAAGTCGAGCCCGAGAATAGAGATCGTCGCATACGTCTAGACTCGAATACGCAATCAAAagccgaaagagaaaaaaaaaacctcgaaaTTGTTCGTAGGCTGTGGTACGGAGTGTTTTTTTACAATTCAGAACTCAGTTGAACTGAATATTAGACGACGGTATAACGAGAGTATAAGTAACTCGCTGAGTCGCGATGAAGACACCAATGTAGAAAATTATACCAGGTTCACATGTACGTGCGTTAAGGATATATGCTTGCCATATTAATCGAAAGAGTTATTatgatatcttttttttgcgATCATAGAACCTTTTATTTGCAAACTATTAACCTCCGGTGACGCAGAGCTATTACTCCGATATCGACCCTTTCGTTTGTCCCACCGACAGAGACTCGTAATATTTTCTTGGGGTTCATTCGCACGACTCGAGAGTTTTTGGTCAGGTTGCGTGAAAACTTGAGTACATCGCGTCTTTTCTTTCGTGGCGCGCGCTGTTATAGCCGGAGAAACAATCGTTTggttagaaaaattgaagtcgAGAGCGATGTATTTATTTGATCGATGATGTTTGGTACTGAAACAGCTGCTGCGAGAAGCTGGATGACATTAAATATAGGTGAGTTTATAATCGTGGCGAACGGGATCAGTCGGTCTTCGGAGCTGCTGGTTTTCCGTTGGAAGTTGCCTTGGCTATCCCGTTGGACACGCCGTTCGTAGCGACCGCCTTCCCCTTTGATTTCCTCACGTACGTTTTGTAGTAAAAGTCACCGAACAACACGATCATGAACAGATTCTGGGGGACGAATATCAGCGCGGGCCATCTCGGGAATCCGCAATCCTCGATCCACGCGAGTTGCGAGAAATGTACGAGGATCAGGACGAACTGGATGAGCTGGAGCTGCGTTATGTATTTCTTCCACCAGGGTCTGCTTATCTTCATCGAGGTCGCGAAGTAGTGGCCGTACATCACCACGTGGACGAACGAGTTGACCAAGCCTAAAAATCAGACATCTCCGATATTCCTCGACCCTTCGTTAAAAACAATCGTCGATAACTCGAGCGAATTCTTACCCAAGAACGTTCCGTGACCTCCCGGCAGATATTTCACACCTGCCCACGATCCTATCACCATACCGGTGTGATGATAGACGTGGAGGAATGAAAtctggtttgatttttttctcaggaCGAAGAATACCGTGTCCAAAAGATCGATCACTTTCACTATGAAATATATCCAGACCGTGCCCGCAATCTGTAAGGTAAAGAGAGTCCGTTGTTTCATTGGCACCCTTAAAATTTGCATTATTTTGTCTGGACTGGTTTGCCAGCGGTGTAAAAATGATACCTCGACCGCTTTCGGATCGTCGGAGTAGTCGACGGGTTCGCAGTAGAGGCTGTAGTCCCAAAGCCACGCGAGGACGAGCGCCTAGAAATATGATCGGAGACGTTAAATTTTGTACACGTTGAACGAGACCTGCGAAGATTTGTCAATCGGATCGTTCCCGATGTACCTGCACCAAAGATACGTCGGTGTTTCCTGGTTCTCAACCGCCAAGGCTACCGAGTTTAGTTTATGGAGAAAATTTCCATTATTTGGATTTTAGCATATTATTTACAGCCTCGCGGCGTAACGGCGAGAATGTGAGATCACCCGTGGATAGAGTTATTGCTCGAAAGATTGCCGCTTCACTTACGTATaccctttctattttttcaactgaaaTTGTTTACGAGCTTCATTTTTAACTCGAGTGCGACTACGGGAGTTggtgttttttccatttgcgTGTGTCGCGTTGGAATTGGATCTTACGGAAACGGGAGGCGActtaatttgaataaatctgCTGGTCGTTGATACGTCGACGACGGACCTCGGGAATTGACGGATTCTTACGCGAGTTGGAAATTGAACgtcaaattttgataaaatgatCCGTTGCGAGATCCTCACCTTGTATAAGAGATACCCCGAGAGTATGATTTGCACGATATTGTAAATTTGCATTAACCTGTCCAGGTTAAACGGTTTCCTGTCCTTCATCAGTCTCGGCCCGAGAGATTGGACGAAGTAAAGGTAGAAAGTCAACAGAGCGAGTCCTGGCCAGGGTGATCCCATCAGGAACCAATCCTGCACCCTCGGAtcttttggaaaagaaaaacaagtggcggttaataaaattttatcttcgaaCGTTTcgtctctttcctttttcgacTTGGTCGACGAAGTGGTCGATTATCAGTATCCGGAGTTCGATCCACCTCGccgcgttgaaaattgtaaaaaccGATTTCGAACCAATTATTACCTGCTATCTCGGTGTTCATGTAATGGTAGCCTTTGAGAAGGCCTCTGATTATGGTTGCCATTACGATAAATagtagttggaaaaaaaattattcacacacCGTAGAAACATACACTggggtatataaataattttcaagggGGAAAAACCAACGggcaaaaaagagatgaaatttgCGGTCGGTCTCCTGTACTCCGTTCCTTAAACAATAACGTACACTTTCGTAAATAAAGTTTGTGCGCAGCGGGTGAATTATAAAGTTAATAACGCTCGTATTTGACCGGTTTCTTGAATATCTTCACAACGTACTTCCTCGAGACCCGCCCAACCACCACGGAGCGCTTGACAAGACTGATAATGATTTTCGATCGGGAGAAAATTAAGTGACcattgtattataataattgaaaaattatgcgCGCTCTCGATACACGAACGGAGGTAGAGGTGTTAATGCAAAGTAATTTAAGTTGTGGGTGTTCACCGATCACCCGGTCTGGGGGTTGGCGATCATCGATCGGCCCAAGCCATACGCAACGCGCTTTCATGTGCTGAAATAGTGCAATATGTCGACGACTCTATTCATTACAACTTTCCACCGGCGAACCAAAAGTTTCACCGGCTCTTCCTGTAAAAATCCGAAACACAGcgaaagatcgaaaaaaaacgaaacgattcAAAAGTTACAACTTGTGGGATGTGAAGAATATACAGTGACCGATGGGATACGGGTAAGTTGACGGcgacttcatttttcacttatAATAGCATAAATATCACGCACACACACCCGTCttccttgttttttattttcatgtacaaAAATTTGCGCCGAACAATCGACGAGTGTCgggtgattttgatttttagatTTGTTTTTCGGATATCCATGTTTTCCTTGCGTCGAAAATTGCAAtgcgattcaattttcgacTTGTTTTCGTTCCCGTGTTACCTACGGTAAATTGTATATGAATAAGGTAGGAATAAACCCGAGCGCGCGCTGTACCCATTCGATtatcgtataatttataccGCAGTGGAAAAATATGCCATCAACTTTCTGAATGCAATTCTCGCACAACGGAATACGAGCTTGAGACACATACGACGCACGTGACATTGTTAATCAAGCTCGGTTATTCGCGTTAAATTCTATTAAATTCATACCTACGTCATTCTCCGGTCTTCCGATAATGCGCCGATTAGCGATGTGTACCTGAAATAATAAGCCGTGTCCTAATAAAACAATCTCTTTTTCGAGTCGcgaaagtttcaaaaaattcattcgttcgaacgCCGAAGATTTCGGTAGCCGCGGCTTATCGCCATtacctcttatttttttcgcaagtTTGATACACTTGACGCGACATTCATCGAATATTCAGATCGTACGTGTACTTGTTGTACTCGGTTCGAAACTACAGCCTAATAACCCGACTCGCATATTTTTACC from Athalia rosae chromosome 1, iyAthRosa1.1, whole genome shotgun sequence carries:
- the LOC105691640 gene encoding elongation of very long chain fatty acids protein 7-like isoform X2, whose protein sequence is MATIIRGLLKGYHYMNTEIADPRVQDWFLMGSPWPGLALLTFYLYFVQSLGPRLMKDRKPFNLDRLMQIYNIVQIILSGYLLYKALVLAWLWDYSLYCEPVDYSDDPKAVEIAGTVWIYFIVKVIDLLDTVFFVLRKKSNQISFLHVYHHTGMVIGSWAGVKYLPGGHGTFLGLVNSFVHVVMYGHYFATSMKISRPWWKKYITQLQLIQFVLILVHFSQLAWIEDCGFPRWPALIFVPQNLFMIVLFGDFYYKTYVRKSKGKAVATNGVSNGIAKATSNGKPAAPKTD
- the LOC105691614 gene encoding elongation of very long chain fatty acids protein, producing the protein MANLMHMVVSNYNELLESNKDPMVDTWLLMGSPGPLLGILAVYLLFVLKLGPKLMENRPAFQLKTLMILYNGFQVLFSVWLCTLALQVDFLNLIVASGCDEEDKTVVNPLQLGLSTGAWWYFFAKVIELLDTVFFVLRKKQNQVTFLHVYHHTITALFSWCYLKLLPGEQGIVIGFLNSLVHVVMYSYYLIAALGPSYRKYIWWKKYMTWMQLAQFGIMLCYLTLLLAIDCKLPKALTYFFATNVTIFIYLFSDFYRKAYTKKTA
- the LOC105691640 gene encoding elongation of very long chain fatty acids protein 7-like isoform X1, with translation MATIIRGLLKGYHYMNTEIADPRVQDWFLMGSPWPGLALLTFYLYFVQSLGPRLMKDRKPFNLDRLMQIYNIVQIILSGYLLYKALVLAWLWDYSLYCEPVDYSDDPKAVEVSFLHRWQTSPDKIMQILRVPMKQRTLFTLQIAGTVWIYFIVKVIDLLDTVFFVLRKKSNQISFLHVYHHTGMVIGSWAGVKYLPGGHGTFLGLVNSFVHVVMYGHYFATSMKISRPWWKKYITQLQLIQFVLILVHFSQLAWIEDCGFPRWPALIFVPQNLFMIVLFGDFYYKTYVRKSKGKAVATNGVSNGIAKATSNGKPAAPKTD
- the LOC105691612 gene encoding elongation of very long chain fatty acids protein AAEL008004-like, whose amino-acid sequence is MNASEGSSIAEMSNIYNNSVVRFYQHLFFDIADPRTKDWFLMSSPVPGASIMFGYLYFVLSWGPRHMEHRKPYQLKNVLIVYNLLQVILSSWLFYEGLDAAWLTKYSWKCEPVDYSDTPHARRVARGVYFYFLAKLSELLDTVFFVLRKKERQISFLHMYHHTVMPLAAWGATKYLPGGHGTFVGVINSFVHIIMYSYYLLAAMLPQYQAYLWWKKYITTLQMGQFCIAFVHSFQLLLYDCGYPKWSMFIILPNVAFFYFMFSDFYNKAYEKSGSPTEEKAKSPHEIEGKRTNANGKISHNDKFKKA